The following DNA comes from Desulfotomaculum sp..
AAGAGAGGATAATAAGGATAGCGTTTTTTCGACTTGTCCCGCTGATAAGTCGAAACCGTGCACCAGCGAAGGGTTATAAACTCGAAGGGAAAGGGATATGGCCGCGATGGTGGTTACTGTCCCGCCAACCCCGATAAGTTCTACAGGAGAAATATTTCGTATTTCCTCTAGAGGGGAAACCAGCAGGGAAAGAATCTCCGCGTCAGTAAAACTGCCTTCTGTGACGCGTACCGCGCCAACCTCCACACTCCGGCAGCGCAACCCGTTCCGCTCTTTCCAGGTAAACTCGGTACTTCCGCCGCCAAGGTCCATAACGACCGTGTTTGGACTGTCAATACTCATACGTAATCCGCTCAGCGCTCCCTGGTAACTCAAGAGAGCTTCCTCGGGGCCGGGCAGCACTTTAACTTCAAAGCCGGTCCTCTCGAAAACAGCGCTCAGAAAATCCTCACGGTTAACCGCGTTTCGGACTGCGCTTGTTGCTGCGATAACAACCTTTTCAACCTGCCAATCGGGGATCCTTTTTAAATAATCCTCAATTACGGCCACAGTGTTGCTGATTGCCGGGGGTATAAGTATGGCGGTTCCAATTCCCTTACCCAATCTGGCAGTAACGAGATCGGTGTGCAGAGGTTTTACTTCTTTCAGACTGCTTACTTCCGCGATCAGCAGGCGGGTTGAGTTTGTGCCGATATCAATTACTGCGACTCTCATAAATCTTCCTTAATAGTATAATACTTAAGGGGCATTCGAGAACGCCCCTGGTTTTATCTCTACTCTTCACGCCTTGCCGAACCCCGGCCGCCACGCTTAGCTTCTGTGCTGCGCCTGAGGTGAGTCTGCTTTTCATCACTTTCTTTAAGAAACTTATTTAATTTTTCTTCAAAAGAAGCAGCCAGCCTGCCCCTTTGAAAACTATTTTCCCCTTTTATAATTTCAACCTGCTTGATGGACAAGCCTATCTTACCGCGGGGATCAATCGAGATTACTTTAACTGCCACACGATCATTTTCTTTTAAAAAGTCATTAATGTCCCTTACATAAATTCTGGCAACTTCCGATATATGAACTAAACCCGTTTCGCCATCCGGGAGTTGAATAAAAGCGCCAAAATTAGTGATCCCCTTGACAACCCCTTCTATAACACTCCCTATTTTAGCCGGCATAACCCTTTTTAGTTATCCTCCTTGAAGCCAGAAAAGACCTATGTAAATTATATGCAGGAGGATAAAAAGGTGTCAAGAGATCTTCTTTATTGTTTTTTATCTGGTTGAGTGGTTATAATCCGGGATTCGCCGGACTTAACCAACCCTAATTTCTCTCTTGCCATTTGTTCAATATATTGATCTGACTGAACAAGTTTTAACTGCTCGCGCATTTGAAGATTTTTTCCCTGCAGCTCGACCACCTTTTGTTGAACTTCCTTCATTTCGTTCTGCATCGCATAGAGCTTTTTAAACTGCAGTGTAATGGAAACAACCAGGTAAATCAGCAGTATAATAAGTATAATAGACGAGATTTTGCTAACAGAAAAACGGAAGTTTTTCTTATATCCGGAAAGGATTCTAAGTGAGCTGTTTCTTTCTCTTTTCTGCCGGCGGATTGACAAGATCAAGATTCCCTTTCCTCCTCTTCGTCTACGCCAAAAATCCCCAGGCCCCCGCTGATTACTATAACTACCTCATATCCTTTATTGCGGGCACGGTTAAACAATGTTGCCACCGTACTGGCGCTCAGGCGAAGCTTTTGGGCAATCTGCTCGCTAGAATGCCCCATTTCTTTCAATACAACCACCTGGCGCTCGCGAAAACTCAGTTTCTCAACGCCTCGAATTTCTATTTGCAAGGATATTACCCCGATTGTCCACAATACTTGTACAATTTGTTGACATATTTATTTTAATATTCTTTATTCCATAATAAAATCCTTCTACACAAAGAAAAAAATCTTACAAATCCTTTTTAATGTCTTAATAAAATGCCGATAGCCGGAAACAGGCAGGCTAAAAATTCTGCAAAAAAACAAATGAAAGACCCGGCTTAAAAGCTTTGAATAAAACAAAACTCCAAGGACCAATCCCAGAAGAACATAAAAACGTACTTCACCCTGGTTAACCAAAAGAAGAAGAACAATTACTCCTGCGGTTAACAACAACCAAAAAAGGAGGTCGCCTATAAAAACGGCTCTTTTTTTAATATACAGAATCCGTCCGCAAGCCCTGTATAAATCGTATAGCGCTCCGGCTATAAAACCGATTCCAACAATACAGGCGAAGGCAAACAAGCTCTCACTAAAGGCCATTTATCACCACCATCACTTGCGCAAACGGCCGAATATCTTATTCTTTTCCCGGGTCCTCCGGATAGCTTTGGATTTCTCCTTGAACTGGATTAGTGCAAAAAATCCCTGTGCGATAAGCGTGCCTTTTTCAAGATCGAGTTGAGTTATTCTTAAACCTTCTCCTTTGAGAGATAAAATACCCATATTGGTGTCCAGCATAATCTCATCATCGTTGAATTTTTCTACATGTTTAACACCGGCAAGCGCCAGATCCTTCCGGTCGGTGAGGATCACTTTATTTCCGGCCTGTTCCTCCATTTTAACCTTCTCCTTACCGAGATTTATATATTCTTATGCCTTGGAGAAGGGGGAATATGCGCAAAAAAAAACGGCCCTTAAGGGCCGCTATGTTATTCCCAGAGTTTGCTAATCTGTATATTCTTATAATAGAAACTTATAATATCTTCCGGTGATGAACCTTTCTCAGCCAGCTTTTTAGCTCCCCATTGACACATCCCTACCCCATGTCCGAACCCTCTTCCACTAAGCACCAACGAACCTTCTTTAACCGCCGCGCCGGTAAGTAAAGTGGAACGCATCAGCTCGCTGCCTATGGCAAGCCGCAGAGCAGGCGCGCTTACCGTAACGTTTCCGAGTTGCAGCTGCTCAACTCTTCCGGAAGGGCCTCGTTTTACGACTCTTGCGGATTCAATAGCCCCGGCATCCTTTCCGGTTACTTTTTTAACCGCCCGGCGAACCTGTTCGATCGGTATCCGCTTTTCCCACAGGCGATTCTCAGGTTTTGTGATGGACAGGCAGTTATCTTTTACTCCCGCTTTTACGTAGGGAGTTGGCGTTTTAGTATAACCGAGCCCCTCGGCCGCGGAGGCTGTAATCCCTCCATCGCAGGCATTAAACCAGGCTTTAATGTACTGACCATTATAAGTGACCACTTTACCGCGGGTAAGTTTCACAGCCTGGCGCACGCGATTGTTTATTCTTGAAGAATTATAGGCCTGAGATTCCTGTACATCAGTGGATACATCGGTACCGTGCAGTTGACGCACCCGGCCGCTTTGGATGTTTTCCATCGTAAAGGTTCTAGCCAGGATTGCCTGGGCCGCAAGAGAATTTACCGGCCAGGCGGGTTCCATTTCCGCCGCCACCACGCCGGCTACGTAGTCCTCAAGCTTAATCTGCTTCTTTTGTCCGGTCTCGCTCACGTAAATCGAGATAGTTGGTTCTTTATTCGGGGCGCCAGGAACCGGCTTGCGGGAAACCTGGCGGGCGCACGCCGTCACCAGAAGGCAGAGTATAAAACTAACGATCAGCATCCCGGTGAACCGTTTCAATTTCTTTTCCTCCTTGTACTAACTAAGTGTTTTTATTCTTAACCCGGAGGAAAAAAAATATGTGTTCACCAAAAGGTACCTTAACACCTCCTGCCAACTTTTTCCTCTTTAAAAAGATAACCTTGCTGCTATACTTGTCCTTTATGTTAAGGACGTTATTTTGGGCAAGGCGCCCTCACTTAAGGTATCTTTTTTAAGACAGTTCTCAGGGGGCTAAACAAGCACACCGTCCCTCATAACACACCACCTCCAATACTGGTATATTATGTTAATTATAGCATTATCAAGCAAATGCCGCAATATACCATAATAGGTATTTTATGGCATTCTGCGAACAAAAAAAGATGGGATCAACAGATCCCTCGCAAAAACTCTTGATTACTGTGAAGAGCAATAAAAGAGGGCCTTTTAGGCCCCTACAGGTAGTCTTCTTGCTCGTTTCCTATTCTCCTGTCTTCAAGGACTTTGTACATTTGGGAAACCAGCTTTGCGGGCATA
Coding sequences within:
- a CDS encoding phosphatase translates to MRVAVIDIGTNSTRLLIAEVSSLKEVKPLHTDLVTARLGKGIGTAILIPPAISNTVAVIEDYLKRIPDWQVEKVVIAATSAVRNAVNREDFLSAVFERTGFEVKVLPGPEEALLSYQGALSGLRMSIDSPNTVVMDLGGGSTEFTWKERNGLRCRSVEVGAVRVTEGSFTDAEILSLLVSPLEEIRNISPVELIGVGGTVTTIAAISLSLRVYNPSLVHGFDLSAGQVEKTLSLLSSLSLEERRYLPGLQPERADIIIAGVRIVKQILLYLDLLRLKVSEADLLYGIAIREASGGL
- a CDS encoding RNA-binding protein S1, whose protein sequence is MPAKIGSVIEGVVKGITNFGAFIQLPDGETGLVHISEVARIYVRDINDFLKENDRVAVKVISIDPRGKIGLSIKQVEIIKGENSFQRGRLAASFEEKLNKFLKESDEKQTHLRRSTEAKRGGRGSARREE
- a CDS encoding septum formation initiator, translated to MLILSIRRQKRERNSSLRILSGYKKNFRFSVSKISSIILIILLIYLVVSITLQFKKLYAMQNEMKEVQQKVVELQGKNLQMREQLKLVQSDQYIEQMAREKLGLVKSGESRIITTQPDKKQ
- a CDS encoding RNA polymerase subunit sigma-70; amino-acid sequence: MQIEIRGVEKLSFRERQVVVLKEMGHSSEQIAQKLRLSASTVATLFNRARNKGYEVVIVISGGLGIFGVDEEEERES
- the yabP gene encoding sporulation protein YabP; its protein translation is MEEQAGNKVILTDRKDLALAGVKHVEKFNDDEIMLDTNMGILSLKGEGLRITQLDLEKGTLIAQGFFALIQFKEKSKAIRRTREKNKIFGRLRK
- a CDS encoding stage II sporulation protein SpoIID, yielding MLIVSFILCLLVTACARQVSRKPVPGAPNKEPTISIYVSETGQKKQIKLEDYVAGVVAAEMEPAWPVNSLAAQAILARTFTMENIQSGRVRQLHGTDVSTDVQESQAYNSSRINNRVRQAVKLTRGKVVTYNGQYIKAWFNACDGGITASAAEGLGYTKTPTPYVKAGVKDNCLSITKPENRLWEKRIPIEQVRRAVKKVTGKDAGAIESARVVKRGPSGRVEQLQLGNVTVSAPALRLAIGSELMRSTLLTGAAVKEGSLVLSGRGFGHGVGMCQWGAKKLAEKGSSPEDIISFYYKNIQISKLWE